Proteins co-encoded in one Dama dama isolate Ldn47 chromosome 2, ASM3311817v1, whole genome shotgun sequence genomic window:
- the PGGHG gene encoding protein-glucosylgalactosylhydroxylysine glucosidase isoform X2: protein MEDAGKDATRFTAHSLPSDPRLLATVTNAYLGTRVYHETLHVSGSFLHTLEGPSFRASQRIYAHRTLPHVLAFSVSITRLAKGSWPITVRLQSAFSPESPDLDLHLGPDFQGARYLYGRTLTPEQPGGAQQEVHVLWTPVPPALTLGGGQEDATWEFLTVVGGSQAEAQVCLAEALQLQARNALYTAHAQAWAQLWADCGLDVEGPLALRQALRGALYYLLSAMPQPGAPGYVCHGLSPGGLSNGSRGECYWGHVFWDQDLWVLPGLLLLHPEAAKALLQYRIRTLSGALDNARSLGYQGAKFAWESAGSGLEVCPEAIYGTQEIHVNGAVVLAFQQYYHTTQDLELFREAGGWDVVRAVAEFWCSRVEWSPEEEKYHLNGVMPPDEYHPGVNNSVYTNVLVQNSLRFAAALAQDLGHPVPNQWLVVADKIKVPFDSKLNFHPEFDGYKPGEEVKQADVVLLGYPVPFPLSPHVRRQNLEIYEAVTSPHGPAMTWSMFAVGWMELKDPGRAWALLEKSFANVTEPFKVWTENADGSGAVNFLTGMGGFLQAVLFGVTGFRITAAGLTFDPTCPVGVSGVCVSGISYQGSRLNFSLSAGFVTVEVTARAGRWAPSLEAELWPSRTRLPLPPGHRVCFPCSAGRIQRSGL, encoded by the exons ATGGAGGATGCTGGCAAGGACGCCACCAGATTCACTGCCCATTCTCTGCCCAGTGACCCCCGGCTTTTGGCCACCGTGACCAATGCATACTTGGGCACACGCGTGTATCATGAGACACTGCATGTGAGCG GCTCCTTCCTGCACACCCTGGAGGGCCCCAGCTTCCGCGCCTCCCAGCGCATCTATGCCCACCGCACACTGCCTCATGTCCTGGCCTTCAGTGTGTCCATCACCCGCCTGGCCAAGGGGAGCTGGCCCATCACAGTGCGGCTGCAGTCAGCCTTCTCCCCAGAAAGTCCGGACCTGGACCTGCATCTGGGTCCTGACTTCCAGGGAGCCCG GTACCTGTATGGGCGCACACTCACCCCTGAGCAGCCGGGGGGCGCACAGCAGGAGGTGCATGTGCTGTGGACCCCAGTGCCCCCTGCCTTgacccttggaggagggcaggaggatgCGACATGGGAGTTCCTGACGGTGGTGGGTGGCAGCCAGGCTGAGGCCCAGGTCTGCCTCGCAGAGGCCCTGCAGCTGCAGGCCAGGAACGCTCTCTACACGGCCCACGCCCAGGCCTGGGCCCAGCTCTGGGCGGACTGTGGCCTGGATGTGGAAGGGCCGCTGGCCCTGCGCCAGGCCCTGCGTGGTGCCCTCTACTACTTGCTCAGCGCCATGCCCCAGCCCGGGGCCCCAGGATACGTCTGCCATGGCCTCAGCCCCGGGGGCCTCTCCAATGGAAGCCGTGGGGAATGCTACTGGGGCCATGTCTTCTGGGACCAG GACCTCTGGGTGCTCCCCGGTCTCCTGCTGCTCCACCCGGAGGCCGCCAAGGCTCTCCTGCAGTACCGCATCCGGACGCTCAGCGGGGCCCTGGACAACGCCCGGAGCCTGGGCTACCAG GGAGCCAAGTTTGCCTGGGAGAGCGCGGGCTCTGGCCTGGAGGTCTGCCCTGAAGCCATCTACGGGACCCAGGAGATCCACGTCAACGGGGCCGTGGTGCTGGCCTTCCAGCAGTACTACCACACCACCCAG GACTTGGAGCTCTTCCGAGAGGCTGGTGGCTGGGACGTGGTCAGGGCCGTGGCTGAGTTTTGGTGCAGCCGTGTAGAGTGGAGCCCTGAGGAGGAGAAGTACCACCTGAACG GAGTCATGCCACCCGATGAGTACCACCCAGGGGTCAACAACTCTGTGTACACCAACGTCTTAGTCCAGAACAG CCTGCGCTTTGCTGCTGCTCTGGCCCAGGATCTGGGGCATCCTGTCCCCAACCAGTGGTTGGTGGTGGCTGATAAGATCAAGGTGCCCTTTGACTCGAAACTGAACTTTCACCCTGAGTTTGATGGGTACAAACCTG GAGAGGAAGTGAAGCAGGCAGATGTTGTGCTCCTAGGGTACCCTGTCCCCTTCCCCCTGAGTCCCCACGTTCGCAGGCAAAACCTGGAGATTTATGAAGCTGTGACATCCCCCCACGGTCCCGCCATGACCTGG AGCATGTTTGCGGTGGGCTGGATGGAGCTGAAGGACCCAGGGCGGGCATGGGCCCTCCTGGAGAAGAGCTTCGCCAACGTCACGGAGCCCTTCAAG GTGTGGACGGAGAATGCAGACGGATCAGGTGCTGTGAACTTCCTGACAGGCATGGGGGGCTTCCTGCAGGCAGTGCTCTTTGGGGTCACAGGGTTCAG GATCACCGCGGCTGGTCTGACCTTTGACCCCACGTGTCCGGTGGGGGTCTCTGGAGTgtgtgtctctggcatctcctaccAGGGGAGCAGGCTTAACTTCTCCCTCTCTGCGGGCTTCGTGACAGTCGAGGTCACGGCCCGGGCAGGGCGCTGGGCCCCCTCTCTGGAAGCCGAGTTGTGGCCGTCGCGGACTCGGCTGCCCCTGCCTCCAG GACACAGAGTCTGCTTTCCCTGCTCAGCGGGCCGGATACAAAGGTCAGGCCTGTAG
- the PGGHG gene encoding protein-glucosylgalactosylhydroxylysine glucosidase isoform X3: protein MEDAGKDATRFTAHSLPSDPRLLATVTNAYLGTRVYHETLHVSGVYNGALGDTHRAILPSPLNVHLEAPAGTGKQLTKTYVLDTNTGSFLHTLEGPSFRASQRIYAHRTLPHVLAFSVSITRLAKGSWPITVRLQSAFSPESPDLDLHLGPDFQGARYLYGRTLTPEQPGGAQQEVHVLWTPVPPALTLGGGQEDATWEFLTVVGGSQAEAQVCLAEALQLQARNALYTAHAQAWAQLWADCGLDVEGPLALRQALRGALYYLLSAMPQPGAPGYVCHGLSPGGLSNGSRGECYWGHVFWDQDLWVLPGLLLLHPEAAKALLQYRIRTLSGALDNARSLGYQGAKFAWESAGSGLEVCPEAIYGTQEIHVNGAVVLAFQQYYHTTQDLELFREAGGWDVVRAVAEFWCSRVEWSPEEEKYHLNGVMPPDEYHPGVNNSVYTNVLVQNSLRFAAALAQDLGHPVPNQWLVVADKIKVPFDSKLNFHPEFDGYKPGEEVKQADVVLLGYPVPFPLSPHVRRQNLEIYEAVTSPHGPAMTWSMFAVGWMELKDPGRAWALLEKSFANVTEPFKVWTENADGSEPSLPQGSPRLV from the exons ATGGAGGATGCTGGCAAGGACGCCACCAGATTCACTGCCCATTCTCTGCCCAGTGACCCCCGGCTTTTGGCCACCGTGACCAATGCATACTTGGGCACACGCGTGTATCATGAGACACTGCATGTGAGCGGTGTGTACAATGGGGCTTTGGGGGATACCCACCGGGCCATTCTGCCCAGTCCCCTCAATGTCCATCTGGAGGCCCCTGCAGGGACAGGAAAGCAGTTAACCAAGACCTATGTTCTGGACACTAACACAG GCTCCTTCCTGCACACCCTGGAGGGCCCCAGCTTCCGCGCCTCCCAGCGCATCTATGCCCACCGCACACTGCCTCATGTCCTGGCCTTCAGTGTGTCCATCACCCGCCTGGCCAAGGGGAGCTGGCCCATCACAGTGCGGCTGCAGTCAGCCTTCTCCCCAGAAAGTCCGGACCTGGACCTGCATCTGGGTCCTGACTTCCAGGGAGCCCG GTACCTGTATGGGCGCACACTCACCCCTGAGCAGCCGGGGGGCGCACAGCAGGAGGTGCATGTGCTGTGGACCCCAGTGCCCCCTGCCTTgacccttggaggagggcaggaggatgCGACATGGGAGTTCCTGACGGTGGTGGGTGGCAGCCAGGCTGAGGCCCAGGTCTGCCTCGCAGAGGCCCTGCAGCTGCAGGCCAGGAACGCTCTCTACACGGCCCACGCCCAGGCCTGGGCCCAGCTCTGGGCGGACTGTGGCCTGGATGTGGAAGGGCCGCTGGCCCTGCGCCAGGCCCTGCGTGGTGCCCTCTACTACTTGCTCAGCGCCATGCCCCAGCCCGGGGCCCCAGGATACGTCTGCCATGGCCTCAGCCCCGGGGGCCTCTCCAATGGAAGCCGTGGGGAATGCTACTGGGGCCATGTCTTCTGGGACCAG GACCTCTGGGTGCTCCCCGGTCTCCTGCTGCTCCACCCGGAGGCCGCCAAGGCTCTCCTGCAGTACCGCATCCGGACGCTCAGCGGGGCCCTGGACAACGCCCGGAGCCTGGGCTACCAG GGAGCCAAGTTTGCCTGGGAGAGCGCGGGCTCTGGCCTGGAGGTCTGCCCTGAAGCCATCTACGGGACCCAGGAGATCCACGTCAACGGGGCCGTGGTGCTGGCCTTCCAGCAGTACTACCACACCACCCAG GACTTGGAGCTCTTCCGAGAGGCTGGTGGCTGGGACGTGGTCAGGGCCGTGGCTGAGTTTTGGTGCAGCCGTGTAGAGTGGAGCCCTGAGGAGGAGAAGTACCACCTGAACG GAGTCATGCCACCCGATGAGTACCACCCAGGGGTCAACAACTCTGTGTACACCAACGTCTTAGTCCAGAACAG CCTGCGCTTTGCTGCTGCTCTGGCCCAGGATCTGGGGCATCCTGTCCCCAACCAGTGGTTGGTGGTGGCTGATAAGATCAAGGTGCCCTTTGACTCGAAACTGAACTTTCACCCTGAGTTTGATGGGTACAAACCTG GAGAGGAAGTGAAGCAGGCAGATGTTGTGCTCCTAGGGTACCCTGTCCCCTTCCCCCTGAGTCCCCACGTTCGCAGGCAAAACCTGGAGATTTATGAAGCTGTGACATCCCCCCACGGTCCCGCCATGACCTGG AGCATGTTTGCGGTGGGCTGGATGGAGCTGAAGGACCCAGGGCGGGCATGGGCCCTCCTGGAGAAGAGCTTCGCCAACGTCACGGAGCCCTTCAAG GTGTGGACGGAGAATGCAGACGGATCAG AGCCTTCCCTTCCCCAAGGATCACCGCGGCTGGTCTGA
- the IFITM5 gene encoding interferon-induced transmembrane protein 5: MDTSYPREDPRAPTPRKADGNTHTALTLGAPRPPPRDHLIWSVFSTLYLNLCCLGFLALAYSIKARDQKVAGDLEAARRLGSKAKCYNILATMWALVLPLLLLALVVTGALHLSRLAKGSAAFFSTKFDDSDYD; this comes from the exons ATGGACACGTCGTACCCCCGCGAGGACCCCCGGGCCCCGACGCCCCGCAAGGCCGACGGCAACACCCACACGGCCCTGACGCTGGGGGCGCCCCGACCCCCACCTCGAGACCACTTGATCTGGTCTGTGTTCAGCACCCTCTACCTGAACCTGTGCTGCCTTGGCTTCCTGGCGCTGGCCTACTCCATCAAG GCCCGAGACCAGAAGGTGGCTGGAGATCTGGAGGCAGCCCGGCGTCTCGGCTCCAAAGCCAAGTGCTACAACATCCTGGCCACGATGTGGGCGCTGGtgctgccactgctgctgctggcgCTGGTGGTGACCGGCGCCCTGCACCTGTCTCGGCTGGCCAAGGGCTCCGCCGCCTTCTTCAGCACCAAGTTCGATGACTCCGACTATGACTGA
- the PGGHG gene encoding protein-glucosylgalactosylhydroxylysine glucosidase isoform X1, whose amino-acid sequence MEDAGKDATRFTAHSLPSDPRLLATVTNAYLGTRVYHETLHVSGVYNGALGDTHRAILPSPLNVHLEAPAGTGKQLTKTYVLDTNTGSFLHTLEGPSFRASQRIYAHRTLPHVLAFSVSITRLAKGSWPITVRLQSAFSPESPDLDLHLGPDFQGARYLYGRTLTPEQPGGAQQEVHVLWTPVPPALTLGGGQEDATWEFLTVVGGSQAEAQVCLAEALQLQARNALYTAHAQAWAQLWADCGLDVEGPLALRQALRGALYYLLSAMPQPGAPGYVCHGLSPGGLSNGSRGECYWGHVFWDQDLWVLPGLLLLHPEAAKALLQYRIRTLSGALDNARSLGYQGAKFAWESAGSGLEVCPEAIYGTQEIHVNGAVVLAFQQYYHTTQDLELFREAGGWDVVRAVAEFWCSRVEWSPEEEKYHLNGVMPPDEYHPGVNNSVYTNVLVQNSLRFAAALAQDLGHPVPNQWLVVADKIKVPFDSKLNFHPEFDGYKPGEEVKQADVVLLGYPVPFPLSPHVRRQNLEIYEAVTSPHGPAMTWSMFAVGWMELKDPGRAWALLEKSFANVTEPFKVWTENADGSGAVNFLTGMGGFLQAVLFGVTGFRITAAGLTFDPTCPVGVSGVCVSGISYQGSRLNFSLSAGFVTVEVTARAGRWAPSLEAELWPSRTRLPLPPGHRVCFPCSAGRIQRSGL is encoded by the exons ATGGAGGATGCTGGCAAGGACGCCACCAGATTCACTGCCCATTCTCTGCCCAGTGACCCCCGGCTTTTGGCCACCGTGACCAATGCATACTTGGGCACACGCGTGTATCATGAGACACTGCATGTGAGCGGTGTGTACAATGGGGCTTTGGGGGATACCCACCGGGCCATTCTGCCCAGTCCCCTCAATGTCCATCTGGAGGCCCCTGCAGGGACAGGAAAGCAGTTAACCAAGACCTATGTTCTGGACACTAACACAG GCTCCTTCCTGCACACCCTGGAGGGCCCCAGCTTCCGCGCCTCCCAGCGCATCTATGCCCACCGCACACTGCCTCATGTCCTGGCCTTCAGTGTGTCCATCACCCGCCTGGCCAAGGGGAGCTGGCCCATCACAGTGCGGCTGCAGTCAGCCTTCTCCCCAGAAAGTCCGGACCTGGACCTGCATCTGGGTCCTGACTTCCAGGGAGCCCG GTACCTGTATGGGCGCACACTCACCCCTGAGCAGCCGGGGGGCGCACAGCAGGAGGTGCATGTGCTGTGGACCCCAGTGCCCCCTGCCTTgacccttggaggagggcaggaggatgCGACATGGGAGTTCCTGACGGTGGTGGGTGGCAGCCAGGCTGAGGCCCAGGTCTGCCTCGCAGAGGCCCTGCAGCTGCAGGCCAGGAACGCTCTCTACACGGCCCACGCCCAGGCCTGGGCCCAGCTCTGGGCGGACTGTGGCCTGGATGTGGAAGGGCCGCTGGCCCTGCGCCAGGCCCTGCGTGGTGCCCTCTACTACTTGCTCAGCGCCATGCCCCAGCCCGGGGCCCCAGGATACGTCTGCCATGGCCTCAGCCCCGGGGGCCTCTCCAATGGAAGCCGTGGGGAATGCTACTGGGGCCATGTCTTCTGGGACCAG GACCTCTGGGTGCTCCCCGGTCTCCTGCTGCTCCACCCGGAGGCCGCCAAGGCTCTCCTGCAGTACCGCATCCGGACGCTCAGCGGGGCCCTGGACAACGCCCGGAGCCTGGGCTACCAG GGAGCCAAGTTTGCCTGGGAGAGCGCGGGCTCTGGCCTGGAGGTCTGCCCTGAAGCCATCTACGGGACCCAGGAGATCCACGTCAACGGGGCCGTGGTGCTGGCCTTCCAGCAGTACTACCACACCACCCAG GACTTGGAGCTCTTCCGAGAGGCTGGTGGCTGGGACGTGGTCAGGGCCGTGGCTGAGTTTTGGTGCAGCCGTGTAGAGTGGAGCCCTGAGGAGGAGAAGTACCACCTGAACG GAGTCATGCCACCCGATGAGTACCACCCAGGGGTCAACAACTCTGTGTACACCAACGTCTTAGTCCAGAACAG CCTGCGCTTTGCTGCTGCTCTGGCCCAGGATCTGGGGCATCCTGTCCCCAACCAGTGGTTGGTGGTGGCTGATAAGATCAAGGTGCCCTTTGACTCGAAACTGAACTTTCACCCTGAGTTTGATGGGTACAAACCTG GAGAGGAAGTGAAGCAGGCAGATGTTGTGCTCCTAGGGTACCCTGTCCCCTTCCCCCTGAGTCCCCACGTTCGCAGGCAAAACCTGGAGATTTATGAAGCTGTGACATCCCCCCACGGTCCCGCCATGACCTGG AGCATGTTTGCGGTGGGCTGGATGGAGCTGAAGGACCCAGGGCGGGCATGGGCCCTCCTGGAGAAGAGCTTCGCCAACGTCACGGAGCCCTTCAAG GTGTGGACGGAGAATGCAGACGGATCAGGTGCTGTGAACTTCCTGACAGGCATGGGGGGCTTCCTGCAGGCAGTGCTCTTTGGGGTCACAGGGTTCAG GATCACCGCGGCTGGTCTGACCTTTGACCCCACGTGTCCGGTGGGGGTCTCTGGAGTgtgtgtctctggcatctcctaccAGGGGAGCAGGCTTAACTTCTCCCTCTCTGCGGGCTTCGTGACAGTCGAGGTCACGGCCCGGGCAGGGCGCTGGGCCCCCTCTCTGGAAGCCGAGTTGTGGCCGTCGCGGACTCGGCTGCCCCTGCCTCCAG GACACAGAGTCTGCTTTCCCTGCTCAGCGGGCCGGATACAAAGGTCAGGCCTGTAG
- the NLRP6 gene encoding NACHT, LRR and PYD domains-containing protein 6, with translation MEPRATAARELLLGVLEDLSQEQLKRFRHKLRDERVDGRSIPWGRLEGADTLDLVKLLVHFYGPERALDVAQKTLKRADVRDVAAQLKERRLQSLGPSSPALLSVSEYKKKYREHVLRQHAKVKERDARSVKINKRFTKLLIAEEPEAECARRSDTHTFNRLFGRDEDGERRLTVALQGPAGIGKTMAARKILYDWAAGKLYHSQVDFAFFLSCRELLERPSMCSLADLILDQCPDRKAPVQQMLEQSERLLFILDGVDEMLAPEPAEAMPCTDPHEATSGARVLGSLLSKELLPTARLLVTRRAAAPGRLQARLCSPQCAEVCGFSDKDRKKYFYKFFQDEWKAEHAYRSVKENEMLFSLCFVPAVCWIVCTVLRQQLQHGQDLWRTSKTTTSVYLLFVASVLRSAPAADGAQLQRELRKLCRLACDGVLGGRAQFSEEDLERLQLCGSKVQTQFLSKKEMPGVLETEVTYQFIDQSFQEFLAALSYLLEDEGAPRAAAGGVEALLQGDPELRSHLKLTTRFLFGLLNAERMCEIERHFGCSVSERVKQHVLRWVQEQGQGRPRAVPEGTEEILAPQGTEESEEEEGEELNYPLELLYCLYETQEDTFVHQALRGLPELVLERVHFSRMDLAVLSYCVRCCPEGQALRLVSCRLAAAQEKKKKSLMKRLQGSLGGNSSRATTRKPPGSPLRPLCEAMTDKQCGLNSLTLSHCKLPDSVCRDLSEALREALALAELGLFHNGLSEAGLRVLSEGLASPQCRVQTLRVQQPGLQEALQYMVGKLQQIPALTTLDLSGCQLSGPTVTCLCTTLKCPGCRLQTLRLTSVELNEQSLQELRAVETANPRLLITHSALDIHPKPPKVFISAL, from the exons ATGGAGCCCCGCGCTACCGCTGCCCGCGAGCTGCTCCTGGGCGTACTGGAAGACCTGAGCCAAGAGCAGCTGAAGCGCTTCCGCCACAAACTGCGGGACGAGCGGGTGGACGGTCGCAGCATCCCGTGGGGGCGGCTGGAGGGCGCGGACACCTTGGACCTCGTGAAGCTGCTGGTCCATTTCTACGGGCCAGAACGCGCGCTGGACGTGGCCCAGAAAACCCTGAAGAGGGCAGACGTGCGCGACGTGGCGGCGCAGCTCAAGGAGCGTCGGCTGCAGA GTCTCGGCCCCAGCTCCCCGGCGCTGCTCTCCGTCTCAG AGTACAAGAAGAAGTACCGGGAGCACGTGCTGCGGCAGCACGCTAAGGTGAAGGAGCGGGACGCTCGCTCAGTGAAGATCAACAAGCGCTTCACCAAGCTGCTCATCGCCGAGGAGCCGGAGGCCGAATGCGCCCGGCGCTCAGACACCCACACCTTCAACCGCCTGTTCGGCCGCGACGAGGACGGCGAGAGACGGCTGACCGTGGCGCTGCAGGGCCCTGCGGGCATCGGCAAGACCATGGCGGCCAGGAAAATCCTGTATGACTGGGCAGCGGGCAAGCTGTACCACAGTCAGGTGGACTTTGCCTTCTTCCTGTCTTGCCGCGAGCTGCTGGAGCGACCGAGCATGTGCAGCCTGGCCGACCTGATCCTAGACCAGTGCCCCGACCGCAAGGCACCGGTGCAGCAGATGCTGGAGCAGTCCGAGAGGCTGCTGTTCATCCTGGACGGCGTGGACGAAATGCTGGCGCCGGAGCCGGCCGAGGCCATGCCCTGCACAGACCCCCATGAGGCCACGAGCGGTGCGCGGGTGCTGGGGAGCCTGCTGAGCAAGGAGCTGCTGCCCACAGCACGCCTGCTCGTGACCAGGCGAGCCGCCGCCCCCGGGAGGCTGCAGGCCCGCCTGTGCTCACCGCAATGCGCCGAGGTGTGTGGCTTCTCAGACAAGGACAGGAAGAAGTACTTCTACAAGTTTTTCCAGGACGAGTGGAAGGCGGAGCACGCCTACCGCTCTGTGAAGGAGAACGAGATGCTCTTCTCCCTGTGCTTCGTGCCTGCCGTGTGCTGGATCGTGTGCACCGTTCTGCGCCAGCAGCTCCAGCACGGCCAGGACCTGTGGCGCACTTCCAAGACCACCACGTCCGTGTACTTGCTCTTCGTGGCCAGCGTCCTGAGATCGGCGCCCGCGGCCGATGGGGCCCAGCTGCAGAGAGAGCTGCGCAAGCTGTGCCGCCTGGCCTGTGACGGCGTCCTTGGGGGCAGGGCGCAGTTCTCAGAGGAGGACCTGGAACGGCTGCAGCTCTGCGGCTCCAAGGTCCAGACGCAGTTTCTCAGTAAGAAGGAGATGCCAGGCGTGCTGGAAACAGAGGTCACCTACCAGTTCATCGACCAGAGCTTCCAGGAATTCTTAGCTGCTCTGTCGTACCTGCTGGAGGACGAAGGGGCTCCCAGGGCAGCTGCTGGCGGTGTAGAGGCACTTCTGCAGGGGGACCCGGAGCTGCGCAGCCACCTCAAGCTCACTACACGCTTCCTCTTTGGACTACTGAACGCAGAGAGGATGTGCGAGATCGAGCGCCACTTCGGCTGCTCTGTTTCAGAGCGCGTCAAGCAGCATGTCCTGAGGTGGGTGCAGGAACAGGGACAGGGCCGCCCTAGGGCGGTGCCAGAGGGGACAGAGGAGATCCTGGCGCCCCAGGGCACTGAGgagtcagaggaggaggagggcgagGAGCTCAACTACCCGCTGGAGCTGCTCTACTGCCTGTACGAGACGCAGGAGGACACATTTGTGCACCAGGCCCTCCGCGGCCTCCCTGAGCTGGTGCTAGAGCGCGTGCACTTCAGCAGAATGGACCTGGCCGTCCTGAGCTACTGTGTGCGGTGCTGCCCAGAAGGGCAGGCGCTGCGGCTGGTCAGCTGCAGACTGGCCGCTgcacaggagaagaaaaagaagagcctgatgaAGCGTCTACAGGGCAGCCTGGGTGGCAACTC CTCTCGAGCCACCACGAGAAAACCCCCAGGCTCCCCCCTGCGCCCACTCTGTGAGGCCATGACCGACAAACAGTGTGGTCTGAACAGCCTGAC GTTGTCCCACTGCAAACTCCCCGACTCGGTCTGCAGAGATCTCTCTGAGGCCCTGAGGGAGGCCCTGGCCCTGGCAGAGCTGGGCCTCTTCCACAACGGGCTCAGCGAGGCCGGCCTGCGTGTGCTGAGCGAGGGCCTGGCCTCGCCCCAGTGCCGGGTGCAGACACTCAG GGTTCAGCAGCCTGGCCTGCAGGAAGCACTCCAGTACATGGTTGGCAAGCTCCAGCAGATCCCAGCACTGACCACCCTGGATCTCAGCGGCTGCCAGCTGTCAGGACCTACAGTGACCTGCTTGTGCACCACCCTAAAGTGCCCAGGATGCCGCCTGCAAACCCTCAG GCTGACCTCTGTGGAACTGAACGAGCAGTCCCTGCAGGAGCTTCGAGCTGTGGAGACAGCAAACCCGAGACTACTCATCACACACTCAGCACTGGACATCCATCCCAAGCCCCCCAAAGTGTTCATTAGTGCCCTTTGA
- the LOC133069041 gene encoding interferon-induced transmembrane protein 3-like, whose protein sequence is MIKEEHEVAMLGAPQSQAPVTTTVISIPRETTVPDHIVWSLFNTIFMNSCCLGFVAFAYSVKSRDRKMVGDITGAQSYASTAKCLNTWALVLGIFLTIGSIVLLVFVYRGAYQMSLEMMKNRGY, encoded by the exons ATGATCAAGGAGGAGCACGAGGTGGCCATGCTGGGGGCACCCCAGAGCCAGGCGCCTGTGACAACCACGGTGATCAGCATCCCCAGGGAGACCACTGTGCCGGACCACATCGTGTGGTCCCTGTTCAACACCATCTTCATGAACTCGTGCTGCCTGGGCTTCGTGGCATTCGCCTACTCTGTGAAG TCTAGGGACCGGAAGATGGTCGGTGACATCACTGGGGCCCAGAGCTACGCCTCCACCGCCAAGTGCCTGAACACCTGGGCCCTGGTcctgggcatctttctgaccaTTGGATCGATCGTTCTTCTCGTTTTTGTCTACCGGGGAGCCTACCAGATGAGTTTGGAGATGATGAAAAATAGAGGATACTAG
- the LOC133065501 gene encoding interferon-induced transmembrane protein 3-like gives MNRTSQPFFTGAHGAVPPAYEVLKEEHEVAVLGAPQSQAPVTTTVINIRSETAVPDHIVWSLFNTIFMNCCCLGFVAFAYSVKSRDRKMVGDITGAQSYASTAKCLNICALVLGLLLIIILIIIVSTGSLMILQALSELIQNHGGH, from the exons ATGAACCGCACATCCCAGCCCTTCTTCACTGGGGCCCACGGGGCGGTGCCCCCAGCCTACGAGGTGCTGAAGGAGGAGCACGAGGTGGCCGTGCTGGGGGCGCCCCAGAGCCAGGCGCCCGTGACGACCACGGTGATCAACATCCGCAGCGAGACCGCCGTGCCCGACCACATCGTGTGGTCTCTGTTCAACACCATCTTCATGAACTGCTGCTGCCTGGGCTTCGTGGCATTCGCCTACTCTgtgaag TCTAGGGACCGGAAGATGGTCGGCGACATCACTGGGGCCCAGAGCTACGCCTCCACCGCCAAGTGCCTGAACATCTGCGCCCTGGTCCTGGGCCTCCTTCTGATTATCATCCTCATCATCATTGTGTCCACCGGCTCCCTGATGATTCTTCAAGCACTCTCGGAGCTCATACAGAACCATGGAGGCCACTAG